A single genomic interval of Mycolicibacterium sp. MU0053 harbors:
- a CDS encoding tetratricopeptide repeat protein → MSATTADAEPYYDLGSYHRAVDTPSPAAQLWCDRGLVWAYAFNHDEAIRCFERALAADPDLVLARWGIAYAVGPNYNKAWDAFDPADRTASLARARAELQTARTGRGTSLEHALVAALTARFPTADPDDDVALAAGQQAYADAMVELAAAHPDDIDLQTLAADALVNVTAWALWDTGTGEPAPGSRVRQAEQILTAALATEAGRGHPGLLHIHIHTMEMSAHPEAALPAADLLRGLVPDAGHLQHMPTHLDVLCGDYRSAVESNVAAELADRKFLEREGPLNFYSLYRAHNLHFIVYAAMFSGQSRIALQAADQLAAQLTPELLSIASPPMADWLEAFTPLRVHVLVRFGRWDELIAEPLPTDQRLYCTTTATLHYGKAIAHAVKGQLSQAQSERDAFAAAYRSVPETRYLFNNTSRDILAVAAAMLDGEIEYRAGDFAAAFAHLRRAIALDDALPYDEPWGWMQPTRHAYGALLLEQGHVEEAARVYAADLGLDPTLSRPCRHPNNLWSLHGYHECLQRLGRDAEATIIERQLELAMARADVPVRASCACRLRD, encoded by the coding sequence GTGAGTGCCACCACTGCCGATGCGGAGCCGTACTACGACCTGGGCAGCTACCACCGCGCGGTCGACACGCCGTCGCCGGCGGCGCAACTGTGGTGTGACCGCGGCCTGGTGTGGGCCTACGCGTTCAACCACGACGAGGCGATCCGCTGCTTCGAACGGGCGCTGGCCGCCGATCCCGACCTGGTGCTCGCCCGCTGGGGGATCGCCTACGCCGTCGGCCCGAACTACAACAAGGCGTGGGACGCCTTCGACCCCGCCGACCGGACCGCGTCGTTGGCCCGGGCCCGCGCCGAATTGCAGACCGCCCGGACCGGCCGCGGAACTTCGCTCGAGCACGCGTTGGTGGCGGCCCTGACCGCCCGCTTCCCCACCGCCGACCCCGACGACGACGTGGCCCTGGCGGCCGGGCAGCAGGCCTACGCCGATGCGATGGTCGAGCTGGCCGCCGCCCACCCCGACGACATCGACCTGCAGACGCTGGCCGCCGACGCGCTCGTCAACGTCACCGCCTGGGCCCTGTGGGACACCGGCACCGGCGAGCCCGCACCCGGATCGCGGGTGCGCCAGGCCGAGCAGATCCTCACGGCGGCGCTGGCCACCGAGGCCGGCCGCGGCCACCCCGGGCTGTTGCACATCCATATCCACACGATGGAGATGTCCGCGCATCCGGAAGCCGCCCTGCCGGCCGCGGATCTGCTGCGCGGACTGGTGCCCGATGCCGGGCATCTGCAACACATGCCGACGCATCTGGATGTGCTCTGCGGCGACTACCGCAGCGCGGTCGAATCCAATGTGGCCGCCGAGTTGGCCGACCGCAAGTTCCTCGAACGCGAGGGGCCGCTGAACTTCTATTCGCTCTACCGCGCCCACAACCTGCACTTCATCGTCTACGCCGCGATGTTCAGCGGACAGTCGCGGATAGCGTTGCAGGCCGCCGACCAGTTGGCCGCGCAGCTGACGCCGGAGCTGTTGTCCATCGCGTCCCCGCCGATGGCCGATTGGCTGGAGGCGTTCACCCCGCTGCGGGTGCACGTCCTGGTGCGGTTCGGGCGGTGGGACGAGTTGATCGCCGAACCGCTGCCGACCGACCAGCGACTGTACTGCACCACGACCGCGACCCTGCACTACGGCAAGGCGATCGCCCACGCGGTCAAAGGCCAACTGTCCCAAGCACAATCAGAGCGCGACGCGTTCGCCGCAGCGTATCGATCGGTCCCGGAGACCCGCTACCTGTTCAACAACACCAGTCGCGACATCCTGGCGGTGGCCGCCGCGATGCTGGACGGCGAGATCGAGTATCGGGCCGGAGACTTCGCCGCCGCGTTCGCGCACCTGCGGCGGGCGATCGCACTCGATGACGCCCTGCCCTACGACGAACCCTGGGGTTGGATGCAGCCGACCCGGCACGCCTACGGGGCGCTGCTGCTCGAACAGGGCCACGTCGAGGAGGCCGCCCGGGTGTACGCGGCCGACCTGGGACTGGACCCGACGCTGAGCCGGCCGTGCCGGCATCCGAACAATCTGTGGAGCCTGCACGGCTATCACGAATGCCTGCAGCGCCTGGGCCGCGACGCCGAGGCCACGATCATCGAACGTCAACTCGAACTCGCGATGGCGCGGGCGGACGTGCCGGTTCGCGCGTCCTGCGCGTGCCGACTGCGGGACTGA
- the bfr gene encoding bacterioferritin, which produces MQGDPEVLKLLNEQLSSELTAINQYFLHSKMQDNWGFTELAAHTRAESFEEMRHAEAITDRILLLDGLPNYQRLFSLRIGQTLREQFEADLAVEYEVLERLKPGVIMCREKQDSTSAALLEGIIADEESHVDYLETQLQLMDKLGEELYSAQCVSRPPS; this is translated from the coding sequence ATGCAAGGCGATCCAGAGGTCCTCAAGTTGCTCAACGAGCAGCTCAGTAGTGAGTTGACCGCCATCAATCAGTACTTCCTGCACTCGAAGATGCAGGACAACTGGGGCTTCACCGAACTTGCCGCCCACACCCGGGCCGAATCGTTCGAAGAGATGCGCCATGCCGAGGCCATCACCGACCGGATCCTGCTGCTCGACGGCCTGCCGAATTATCAACGGCTGTTCTCGCTGCGCATCGGCCAGACGCTGCGCGAGCAGTTCGAGGCCGACCTCGCGGTCGAGTACGAGGTGCTCGAACGGCTGAAGCCGGGCGTGATCATGTGCCGGGAGAAACAGGACAGCACCAGCGCGGCGCTGTTGGAGGGCATCATCGCCGACGAGGAGTCGCACGTCGACTACCTCGAGACCCAGCTGCAGTTGATGGACAAGCTCGGCGAGGAGTTGTACTCCGCGCAGTGCGTGTCGCGGCCACCGAGCTGA
- a CDS encoding (2Fe-2S)-binding protein yields the protein MFVCLCTGATSHEVADAVAKGACTSKQVALACGAGTDCGRCRRTVRAIIEAESAKMNSVVAS from the coding sequence ATGTTCGTCTGCCTCTGCACCGGTGCCACCAGCCACGAAGTCGCCGATGCCGTCGCCAAGGGGGCCTGCACATCCAAGCAGGTCGCGCTCGCGTGTGGCGCCGGTACGGACTGCGGCCGGTGCCGCCGGACGGTGCGGGCGATCATCGAGGCCGAGTCGGCCAAGATGAACAGCGTCGTCGCCAGCTAA
- a CDS encoding EthD domain-containing protein, which produces MEKVMLVLQSGDADESWCQRLRGPVATELLDLDLPGLAVNVKDAAVRDSLMTLTTLDPPACAVVSLWTDQHYGPQVGAAIRLLSAESDAVAGYLVTESVPLRAPEVEFGLRTPGLANVALLRRPPELDEQTWRTRWLRDHTPVAIETQATFGYTQNAVVRPLDSDAPRLAAIVEELFPDAAVADLKAFFGAADEQDLADRIDRMVASTSAFGANQNVDTVPTSRYLLRSAHRPR; this is translated from the coding sequence GTGGAGAAGGTGATGCTGGTGCTGCAATCCGGCGACGCGGACGAGTCCTGGTGTCAGCGTTTGCGTGGTCCGGTCGCCACGGAACTGCTCGATCTCGACCTGCCCGGGTTGGCCGTCAACGTCAAGGATGCCGCGGTTCGGGATTCGTTGATGACGCTGACGACGCTGGATCCGCCGGCCTGCGCGGTGGTCAGCCTGTGGACCGACCAGCATTACGGACCGCAGGTCGGCGCCGCAATACGATTGCTGTCTGCCGAATCCGACGCTGTCGCGGGCTATCTCGTCACCGAATCCGTCCCGCTGCGCGCCCCCGAAGTCGAATTCGGGCTTCGCACACCGGGATTGGCCAACGTCGCGCTGCTGCGGCGGCCGCCGGAACTGGATGAACAGACCTGGCGCACCCGGTGGCTCCGCGACCACACCCCGGTGGCGATCGAAACCCAGGCGACCTTCGGCTACACCCAGAACGCCGTCGTGCGACCGCTGGATTCGGACGCACCGCGGCTGGCGGCCATCGTGGAGGAGCTGTTCCCGGACGCCGCGGTGGCCGACCTCAAGGCCTTCTTCGGTGCGGCCGACGAGCAGGACCTGGCCGACCGGATCGACCGCATGGTGGCCAGCACGTCGGCGTTCGGGGCCAACCAGAACGTCGACACCGTGCCCACCAGTCGCTACCTGCTCCGCTCGGCGCACCGCCCTCGGTAG
- a CDS encoding ABC transporter ATP-binding protein has product MIRTLLALIPADQRAKVNGYAALTLASVLLRAAGTVLLVPLIAALFGGTPQDAWPWLGWLTLATAAGWIVDTSTARRGFELGFGLLDHTQHDVADRLPNVRLNWLTADNTATARQAIASTGPELVGLVVNLLTPLIGAILLPAAIALALLAISPPLGLAALVGVAVLLGAMWASGRLSRRADAIADASNSTLTERIIEFARTQAALRAARRVAPARSQVGAALQAQHGATVRLLTMQIPGQLLFSLASQIALILLAGMTTLLTVRGTLGVPEAIALIVVIARYLEPFSALSELAPAIETTRATLGRIQAVLAAPTSTAGAAALPHTRAPRIEFEDVTFGYGDRPVLDNVSFVLEPAATTAIVGPSGSGKSTVLGLIAGLHDPQRGRVLFDGVDVATLSPEQRRAAVSVVFQHPYLFDGTVRDNVLVGDTAADDNAITTAMRLARVDELVRRLPDGDQSVVGEAGTALSGGERQRVSIARALVKPAPVLLVDEATSALDTENEAAVVDALTAEERPRTRVIVAHRLASIRHADRVLFVENGAVVEDGSIENLLAAGGRFAQFWNQQRAAADWQIAGPASTPGA; this is encoded by the coding sequence ATGATCCGCACCCTGTTGGCACTCATCCCCGCAGACCAGCGGGCGAAGGTGAACGGCTATGCCGCGCTGACCCTGGCGTCGGTGCTGCTGCGCGCCGCGGGCACGGTGTTGCTGGTCCCGTTGATCGCCGCGCTGTTCGGTGGCACACCGCAGGACGCCTGGCCCTGGCTGGGCTGGCTGACGCTGGCCACCGCGGCCGGTTGGATCGTCGACACCAGCACCGCACGGCGCGGTTTCGAACTGGGCTTCGGGCTGCTCGACCACACCCAGCACGACGTGGCCGACCGCCTGCCGAACGTGCGGCTGAACTGGCTCACCGCCGACAACACCGCCACGGCGCGGCAAGCCATCGCCTCCACCGGCCCGGAACTGGTGGGTCTGGTGGTCAACCTGCTCACCCCGTTGATCGGTGCGATCCTGCTGCCGGCGGCCATCGCCCTTGCGCTGCTGGCGATCTCACCGCCGCTGGGACTGGCCGCCCTCGTCGGTGTGGCGGTGCTGCTGGGCGCGATGTGGGCCTCGGGGCGGCTGTCCCGACGCGCCGATGCCATTGCCGACGCCTCCAACTCGACGTTGACCGAGCGCATCATCGAATTCGCCCGCACCCAGGCGGCCCTGCGCGCGGCCCGGCGAGTGGCGCCGGCCCGCAGTCAGGTCGGCGCGGCACTTCAGGCCCAGCACGGTGCCACGGTGCGGTTGCTGACCATGCAGATCCCCGGTCAGTTGCTGTTCAGCCTGGCCAGTCAGATCGCGCTGATCCTGTTGGCCGGGATGACCACGCTGTTGACGGTGCGCGGCACCCTCGGGGTGCCGGAGGCGATTGCGTTGATCGTGGTCATCGCGCGCTACCTGGAGCCGTTCAGTGCGCTCAGCGAACTGGCCCCGGCCATCGAGACGACCCGCGCCACGCTCGGCCGGATCCAGGCCGTGCTGGCGGCTCCGACGTCGACCGCGGGGGCCGCGGCCCTGCCGCACACGCGGGCGCCCAGAATCGAATTCGAGGACGTCACCTTCGGCTACGGCGACCGACCGGTGCTCGACAACGTGAGCTTCGTGCTGGAACCGGCGGCCACCACCGCGATCGTCGGGCCCTCCGGATCGGGCAAGAGCACGGTGCTGGGCCTGATCGCCGGGCTACACGACCCGCAGCGCGGTCGGGTGCTGTTCGACGGTGTCGACGTGGCGACGCTGAGCCCCGAACAGCGCCGCGCCGCGGTCAGCGTCGTGTTTCAGCATCCATACCTGTTCGACGGCACGGTGCGCGACAACGTCCTGGTGGGCGACACCGCGGCCGACGACAACGCGATCACGACGGCGATGCGACTGGCCCGCGTCGACGAGTTGGTCCGGCGGCTGCCCGACGGCGATCAGAGCGTGGTCGGCGAGGCCGGCACCGCGCTCTCCGGCGGCGAACGCCAGCGCGTCAGCATCGCCCGGGCGCTGGTCAAGCCCGCACCGGTGCTGCTGGTCGACGAGGCCACCAGCGCGCTGGACACCGAGAACGAGGCGGCCGTCGTCGACGCGTTGACCGCCGAGGAGCGCCCGCGCACCCGGGTGATCGTCGCGCACCGGCTGGCGAGCATCCGGCACGCCGACCGGGTGCTGTTCGTCGAGAACGGCGCCGTCGTGGAGGACGGCAGCATCGAGAACCTGCTGGCCGCCGGGGGCCGCTTCGCGCAGTTCTGGAATCAACAACGCGCCGCGGCGGACTGGCAGATCGCCGGGCCGGCCTCGACGCCGGGCGCGTAG
- a CDS encoding enoyl-CoA hydratase/isomerase family protein — translation MTLTIADQNRVRTLTLDRPEALNAFDEELYDATTVALRAAAADPEVSVALLTGTGRSFSAGTDLGEMQARITDPDFTPGEYGFLGLVDALADFPKPLICAVNGLGIGIGATILGFADLAFMATTARLKCPFTSLGVAPEAASSYLLPQLIGRQNAAWVLLSSEWIDAEEAHRMGLVWKVCEPEDLMSEARRHAEVLASRPLSSLMAVKQTMTAPIVAEVRAARERENARFAELMGTAANAAALADFNQGRS, via the coding sequence GTGACACTGACGATCGCCGATCAGAACCGGGTGCGCACCCTGACGCTCGATCGGCCGGAGGCGTTGAACGCCTTCGACGAGGAGCTCTACGACGCCACCACCGTTGCGCTGCGGGCGGCCGCCGCGGATCCGGAGGTCTCGGTGGCGCTGCTGACCGGCACCGGCCGCTCGTTCAGCGCCGGCACCGACCTCGGCGAAATGCAGGCGCGGATCACCGATCCCGATTTCACGCCGGGGGAGTACGGCTTCCTGGGGTTGGTGGACGCGCTCGCCGATTTTCCCAAGCCGCTGATCTGCGCGGTCAACGGGCTCGGAATCGGGATCGGCGCAACGATTCTGGGCTTCGCGGATCTGGCGTTCATGGCGACCACAGCGCGGCTGAAGTGCCCGTTCACCAGCCTGGGGGTGGCACCGGAAGCGGCGTCGTCCTACTTGTTGCCGCAGCTGATCGGGCGCCAGAACGCCGCGTGGGTGCTGCTGTCCTCGGAGTGGATCGACGCCGAGGAGGCCCACCGGATGGGCCTGGTGTGGAAGGTCTGCGAACCCGAGGACCTGATGTCGGAGGCGCGCCGCCACGCCGAGGTGTTGGCGTCACGTCCGCTGAGCAGTCTGATGGCGGTCAAGCAGACCATGACCGCGCCGATCGTCGCCGAGGTCCGCGCGGCGCGCGAGCGCGAGAACGCGCGCTTCGCGGAGTTGATGGGAACGGCCGCCAACGCCGCGGCGCTGGCCGATTTCAATCAGGGCAGAAGTTAG
- a CDS encoding ABC transporter ATP-binding protein/permease encodes MARGFQGVMMKGFGARDHEATVLETVLLAPRFLRVRMVSPTLFEDAEAEPTSWLRFWFPDPDGTDTEFQRGYTISESDVDTGHFAIDVVLHEPAGPATTWARNAKPGDTVPVVVLGSKGFSVPEDPTDQPAGYLLIGDPAAIPAINGIIGAVPDDLPIEVYLEYHDDDDLLIPLAQHPRLRVQWVPRTDTGSLAAAVEVRDWSDWYAWVTPEAGTLKALRTRLRDEFGFPKSEMHPQAYWTEGRAMGSKRGDETPTPPATAPTPAPAPAAAATAPPRQGSWRAQGAGRLLAPLKTPLIVSGVLQAVITLVQLAPFVLLVELARVLLTGAEQDRLWTLGLAAVGLMGTGTLLTAAMTLWLHRVDAGFARGLRARLLTKLSKLPLGWFTQRGSGAIKQLVQDDTLSLHYLITHAIPDAVAAVIAPLAVLVYLFVVDWRLALVLLVPVLFSLVLMSTMSIQSGPKIGQSQRWAERMTSEAGAYLEGQPVVRVFGGAAASTFRRRLEEYIDFLVTWQRPFVGKKTLMDLVTRPSAFLWLIMAAGTPLVVTGRMDPVDLLPFIFLGTTFGARLLGIGYGLGGIQGGMLAARRIQSALDEDELGVQPEQTATADTAGTVVFDRVQFGYRPGVPVIDDVSLSLRPGTVTALVGPSGSGKSTLAALLARFHDVHRGAIRVDGLDIRTMSADDLYRRVGFVLQDAQLVAGTVAENIALAKPDAEAAEIEAAARDAQIHDRIAAMPDGYDTVLESGSALSGGERQRLTIARAILADTPVLILDEATAFADPESEYLVQQALNRLTRDRTVLVIAHRLHTITHADQIVVLDDGRIAEIGTHDQLFAADGRYRALWDSGRGAAAIEESRR; translated from the coding sequence ATGGCGCGCGGTTTCCAGGGCGTGATGATGAAGGGCTTCGGTGCCCGCGATCACGAAGCGACTGTGCTCGAAACCGTCCTGCTCGCCCCGCGGTTCTTGCGGGTCAGGATGGTGTCGCCGACGTTGTTCGAGGATGCCGAGGCCGAGCCCACGTCGTGGTTGCGGTTCTGGTTCCCCGACCCCGACGGCACCGACACCGAGTTCCAGCGCGGCTACACGATCTCCGAGTCCGACGTCGACACCGGGCACTTCGCCATCGACGTCGTGTTGCATGAACCGGCCGGGCCGGCCACCACGTGGGCCCGCAACGCCAAACCCGGCGACACGGTCCCGGTGGTGGTGCTGGGCTCGAAGGGGTTCAGCGTCCCCGAGGACCCCACGGACCAGCCGGCCGGCTACCTGCTCATCGGCGATCCCGCCGCCATCCCGGCGATCAACGGCATCATCGGGGCGGTCCCCGACGACCTGCCCATCGAGGTCTACCTGGAATACCACGACGACGACGATCTGCTGATCCCCCTCGCGCAGCATCCACGGCTGCGGGTGCAGTGGGTGCCGCGCACCGACACCGGCTCGCTGGCGGCCGCCGTCGAGGTCCGCGACTGGTCCGACTGGTACGCCTGGGTCACCCCGGAGGCGGGCACCCTCAAGGCGCTGCGCACCCGGCTGCGCGACGAGTTCGGCTTCCCGAAGTCCGAGATGCACCCGCAGGCCTACTGGACCGAGGGCCGCGCCATGGGATCCAAGCGCGGCGACGAGACACCGACACCGCCGGCGACCGCGCCGACCCCGGCCCCCGCCCCGGCAGCTGCCGCGACCGCGCCGCCGCGGCAGGGCAGCTGGCGCGCCCAGGGGGCAGGCCGGCTGCTGGCGCCGCTGAAGACGCCGCTGATCGTCTCCGGGGTGCTGCAAGCGGTCATCACGCTGGTGCAACTGGCGCCGTTCGTGCTGCTCGTCGAGCTGGCCAGGGTGCTGCTGACCGGCGCGGAGCAGGACCGGTTGTGGACGCTGGGCCTGGCCGCGGTCGGCCTGATGGGCACCGGCACGTTACTGACCGCCGCGATGACGCTGTGGTTGCACCGCGTCGACGCCGGGTTCGCCCGCGGCCTGCGGGCGCGGCTGCTGACCAAGCTGTCGAAACTGCCCTTGGGCTGGTTCACCCAGCGCGGATCGGGGGCGATCAAGCAGCTCGTGCAAGACGACACGCTGTCGCTGCATTACCTGATCACCCATGCGATCCCGGACGCGGTGGCCGCGGTGATCGCGCCGCTGGCGGTGCTGGTCTACCTGTTCGTGGTGGATTGGCGACTCGCGCTGGTGCTGCTGGTACCGGTGCTGTTCAGCCTGGTGTTGATGTCGACGATGTCGATCCAGTCCGGACCCAAGATCGGCCAGTCCCAGCGCTGGGCCGAGCGGATGACCAGCGAGGCCGGCGCCTATCTCGAGGGCCAGCCCGTGGTCCGGGTGTTCGGCGGCGCGGCGGCCTCGACGTTCCGTCGTCGACTCGAGGAGTACATCGACTTCCTGGTGACCTGGCAGCGACCCTTCGTCGGGAAGAAGACCCTGATGGATCTGGTCACCCGGCCCTCGGCGTTCCTGTGGCTGATCATGGCCGCCGGCACCCCGCTGGTGGTCACCGGCCGGATGGATCCGGTGGACCTGCTGCCGTTCATCTTCCTCGGCACCACCTTCGGTGCCCGGTTGCTGGGCATCGGGTACGGACTGGGCGGCATCCAGGGCGGCATGCTGGCCGCCCGCCGGATCCAGAGCGCGCTCGACGAGGACGAACTGGGGGTGCAACCCGAGCAGACCGCGACCGCCGACACGGCGGGCACGGTCGTCTTCGACCGGGTGCAGTTCGGGTATCGGCCCGGCGTCCCCGTGATCGACGACGTGTCGCTGAGCCTGCGCCCCGGCACGGTCACCGCCCTGGTCGGTCCCTCCGGTTCGGGCAAATCCACGCTGGCCGCGCTGCTGGCGCGGTTCCACGACGTGCACCGCGGCGCAATCCGGGTGGACGGCTTGGATATTCGCACCATGTCCGCCGACGACCTCTACCGCCGGGTCGGGTTCGTCCTGCAGGACGCGCAGTTGGTGGCCGGCACCGTGGCCGAGAACATCGCGTTGGCCAAACCCGACGCCGAGGCCGCCGAGATCGAGGCCGCGGCCCGCGACGCCCAGATCCACGACCGCATCGCGGCCATGCCGGACGGCTACGACACGGTGCTGGAATCCGGGTCCGCGCTCTCCGGCGGGGAGCGGCAGCGGCTGACGATCGCGCGGGCGATCCTGGCCGACACCCCGGTGCTGATCCTCGATGAGGCCACCGCATTCGCCGACCCCGAATCGGAATACCTGGTCCAGCAGGCGCTGAATCGGTTGACCCGAGACCGCACGGTGCTGGTGATCGCACACCGCCTGCACACCATCACCCACGCCGACCAGATCGTGGTGCTCGATGACGGCCGGATCGCCGAAATCGGGACGCACGACCAATTGTTCGCCGCCGACGGGCGGTACCGTGCGCTGTGGGATTCCGGCCGGGGCGCCGCCGCAATCGAGGAGTCGCGCCGATGA
- a CDS encoding FUSC family protein → MFRGPALPQSWPYIGEVARSLVGVLLAVAAALHWGSPAAAVAAGGTAAIAGATALQDSAVRRLPMVVVVSAGLGVAVLLGHLSAPYALIFLPVVLLWSLGAGLLWALSAQAGLAAAAGAALMVTAPVGGGALPGTLRESLTAAAFAIAAGLLQALLVAAWPRQRWVAHRAALADTHLWVATTARRLALDPTSTWDPTPLIELRAAVGGADRHSRRRPPAFRGMHALPERIAMTINALRADAADPAVREVLLACADALAAIGEAGRTAGADAAIALRRADDSAAALTGSAAVAARRLHDQVARACALQLTGLPAEVRPEKSPPDGMLGFFDVARATIRAQCNGDSPIMRHALRLTAAVATGTAIARITDTHQGYWIALTALMVLRPETAHTYTRCVSRVAGVSVGVFAASSISVLWGPSGMVSVLLAVLLLGAGYAVTRYGAVPLYAALAAAIVFLIDLDGSTDSATMGQRLIATIVGGGLAVASHVVLADRSLVRLRQRAGELLRAQSDYAATVVRAFVHPLDHPEVALAAAWQRVGGARSAFEAASGAARTDIAQVRRWLTAYRAALNAMTGACVALEAQLAAVQHSTLDPRFVVAVDDYVDALRGGLPSAGQMWTIDARHLAEADAQLRQAAALLGKQDTAQRVLVAETETVTRHLLTVAELS, encoded by the coding sequence ATGTTCAGGGGCCCCGCCCTACCGCAATCATGGCCGTACATCGGTGAAGTGGCCCGCAGTCTGGTCGGAGTACTCCTGGCGGTGGCCGCCGCGCTGCACTGGGGTTCGCCGGCCGCGGCGGTGGCCGCCGGCGGTACCGCGGCGATCGCGGGTGCCACCGCGTTACAGGACAGCGCCGTGCGCCGGTTGCCGATGGTGGTCGTGGTCTCCGCCGGGTTGGGCGTGGCAGTCCTGCTGGGCCACCTGAGCGCGCCGTACGCCCTGATATTCCTGCCCGTGGTGCTGCTGTGGAGCCTCGGCGCCGGACTGTTGTGGGCGCTCAGTGCGCAGGCCGGGCTGGCCGCCGCGGCCGGTGCCGCGTTGATGGTGACCGCTCCGGTGGGCGGCGGCGCGTTGCCGGGGACGCTGCGGGAATCGTTGACGGCGGCGGCATTCGCGATCGCGGCCGGGCTGTTGCAGGCGCTGCTCGTCGCCGCGTGGCCGCGGCAGCGCTGGGTGGCCCACCGGGCGGCGTTGGCCGACACCCACCTGTGGGTGGCCACCACCGCACGCCGGTTGGCGTTGGATCCGACGAGCACCTGGGACCCCACCCCGTTGATCGAATTGCGCGCGGCCGTCGGCGGGGCCGACCGACACTCGCGGCGTCGACCGCCGGCCTTCCGGGGCATGCACGCACTGCCCGAGCGCATCGCGATGACGATCAACGCGCTGCGCGCCGACGCCGCCGATCCCGCGGTCCGCGAGGTGCTGTTGGCCTGTGCCGACGCGCTCGCCGCAATCGGCGAGGCCGGCCGCACCGCGGGCGCCGATGCCGCGATCGCGTTGCGCCGGGCCGACGATTCGGCGGCGGCGCTGACCGGGTCGGCGGCCGTGGCGGCCCGGCGGCTGCACGATCAGGTGGCCCGGGCCTGTGCGCTGCAACTCACCGGCCTGCCGGCCGAAGTCCGGCCGGAGAAATCGCCGCCCGACGGGATGCTCGGCTTCTTCGACGTGGCGCGGGCGACCATCCGCGCGCAGTGCAACGGGGATTCGCCGATCATGCGGCACGCGTTGCGGCTCACCGCGGCCGTGGCCACCGGCACCGCCATTGCCCGGATCACCGACACCCATCAGGGCTACTGGATCGCGTTGACCGCGCTGATGGTGCTGCGGCCCGAAACGGCGCACACCTACACCCGGTGCGTGTCCCGGGTCGCCGGGGTCAGCGTCGGAGTCTTCGCGGCCAGTTCGATCTCGGTGCTGTGGGGACCCAGCGGCATGGTGTCGGTGCTGCTGGCGGTGCTGCTGCTCGGCGCGGGCTACGCGGTGACCCGTTACGGCGCCGTACCGCTGTATGCCGCGCTGGCCGCGGCGATCGTGTTCCTGATCGACCTGGACGGCAGCACCGACAGCGCGACCATGGGCCAACGACTGATCGCCACGATCGTGGGCGGTGGTCTGGCAGTGGCCAGTCACGTGGTGCTGGCCGACCGGTCGCTGGTCCGGCTGCGCCAGCGCGCCGGCGAGTTGTTGCGCGCGCAAAGCGATTACGCGGCAACGGTGGTCCGGGCGTTCGTGCACCCCCTGGACCACCCGGAGGTGGCGCTGGCCGCGGCCTGGCAACGCGTCGGCGGAGCCCGATCGGCGTTCGAGGCCGCCAGTGGCGCGGCGCGCACCGATATCGCGCAGGTGCGCCGCTGGCTCACCGCGTACCGCGCCGCGCTCAATGCGATGACCGGCGCCTGCGTCGCCTTGGAAGCCCAGCTGGCCGCCGTGCAGCACAGCACGCTGGACCCGCGGTTCGTGGTGGCGGTCGACGATTACGTCGACGCGCTGCGCGGCGGGTTGCCCAGTGCCGGACAGATGTGGACCATCGACGCGCGACATCTGGCCGAGGCCGATGCGCAACTCCGGCAGGCCGCCGCCCTGCTCGGCAAGCAGGACACCGCGCAGCGCGTGCTGGTGGCCGAGACCGAGACGGTCACCCGCCACCTGTTGACCGTCGCCGAATTGTCCTGA